A genome region from Christensenella minuta includes the following:
- a CDS encoding fructose-bisphosphatase class III, with protein sequence MSKPDVKYLELLSQKYPTVQAACTEIINLNAILNLPKGTEHFVSDIHGEDEAFCHILNNASGVIREKVDRLFEKTLSTRERTELCTLIYYPDRKLEELRREIDDEWYQITLYRMIEVCRLCASKYTRSKVRKALPKDFEYIIDELLHTSADDKDKQGYYEHIISTITDIGRADAFIIALASVIKRLVVDHLHVVGDVFDRGPHADVILDKLMAHHAVDIQWGNHDILWMGAAAGSGACIACVLNISTKYSNIDFVETAYGINLRPLALFAQETYTDDTDLLDHMHKAIAVIQFKLEGQVVMRHPEYGMEDRLLLDKIDFSDMTVTLGGTKYRLNDHDFPTVDPEHPYDLTPGEADVVAQLIYSFTQSEKLQRHIKFLFSQGSLYLTFNGNLLFHGCIPMTEDGAFYEFDTGERKLSGKALMDYSDALARQGYYAKEGTAARQYGRDFLWYLWCGRRSPLFGRSKIATFERMFIDDKAAWQEEKDPYYRFIEDPEMCGKILAEFGLTGQYSHIVNGHVPVRAREGELPVRGGGKAIVIDGGFCRAYQEQTGIAGYTMFYNSYGIRLVSHEPFPGLSDAVKSNKDILSTYVVFDTAQARITVGETDVGRALQRDIDDLTALLTAYREGIVKEK encoded by the coding sequence ATGTCGAAACCGGACGTCAAATATTTGGAGCTTTTATCGCAGAAATATCCCACGGTGCAGGCGGCTTGCACGGAGATCATCAACCTCAACGCAATCCTCAACCTTCCAAAGGGCACGGAGCATTTCGTGAGCGATATCCACGGCGAGGACGAAGCCTTCTGCCACATTCTGAACAATGCGTCGGGCGTGATCCGCGAGAAGGTGGACCGCCTGTTTGAGAAGACGCTGTCTACCCGGGAGCGCACCGAGCTGTGTACGCTGATCTATTATCCCGACCGCAAGCTGGAGGAGCTGCGCAGGGAGATCGACGACGAATGGTACCAGATCACGCTGTACCGCATGATCGAGGTGTGCCGGCTGTGCGCCTCCAAGTATACGCGGTCCAAGGTGAGGAAGGCGCTGCCCAAGGATTTTGAGTACATTATCGATGAGCTTTTGCATACCTCGGCGGACGACAAAGACAAGCAGGGCTATTACGAGCATATTATTTCCACCATCACGGATATCGGCCGGGCGGACGCGTTTATCATTGCGCTCGCGTCCGTCATCAAGCGCCTTGTGGTGGACCATTTGCATGTGGTGGGCGATGTGTTTGACCGGGGACCGCACGCGGACGTGATCCTAGACAAGCTGATGGCGCACCACGCGGTAGATATCCAGTGGGGCAACCACGACATTCTGTGGATGGGCGCAGCCGCCGGAAGCGGAGCGTGCATTGCGTGCGTGCTCAACATCAGCACCAAATATTCCAACATTGATTTTGTAGAAACGGCTTACGGCATCAACCTGCGGCCGCTCGCCCTGTTCGCGCAGGAAACTTATACGGACGACACCGACCTTCTCGACCACATGCACAAGGCCATTGCCGTTATCCAGTTCAAGCTGGAAGGGCAGGTGGTCATGCGGCACCCGGAATACGGCATGGAGGACCGGCTGCTGCTGGATAAGATCGACTTTTCGGATATGACTGTGACGCTGGGCGGCACAAAATACAGGCTCAACGACCATGACTTCCCCACCGTGGACCCGGAGCATCCTTACGACCTTACGCCGGGGGAAGCGGACGTGGTGGCGCAGCTGATTTACTCGTTCACGCAGAGCGAGAAGCTCCAGCGGCATATAAAATTCCTCTTTTCGCAGGGCAGCCTTTACCTGACATTCAACGGGAACCTGCTGTTCCACGGGTGCATTCCCATGACGGAGGACGGCGCGTTTTACGAATTTGACACCGGGGAACGGAAGCTTTCCGGCAAGGCGCTGATGGATTATTCGGACGCGCTCGCCCGGCAGGGATATTATGCCAAGGAAGGGACGGCGGCGCGGCAGTATGGCAGGGATTTCCTGTGGTATTTATGGTGCGGCAGGCGTTCGCCGCTGTTTGGGCGTTCGAAGATCGCCACTTTCGAGCGCATGTTCATTGACGACAAGGCGGCATGGCAGGAGGAAAAAGACCCCTATTACAGGTTTATCGAGGATCCGGAAATGTGCGGGAAAATCCTTGCGGAATTCGGGCTTACGGGGCAATACTCGCACATTGTGAACGGGCATGTACCCGTACGCGCGCGCGAGGGCGAGCTTCCCGTGCGCGGCGGCGGCAAGGCCATCGTGATCGACGGCGGGTTCTGCCGGGCGTACCAGGAACAGACGGGCATCGCGGGATATACGATGTTTTATAACTCCTACGGTATCCGCCTCGTTTCCCATGAGCCGTTTCCCGGGCTTTCGGACGCGGTGAAGAGCAACAAGGACATCCTTTCCACTTACGTGGTGTTCGATACGGCGCAGGCGCGCATCACGGTGGGCGAAACGGACGTCGGGCGCGCGCTCCAGCGGGATATCGACGACCTTACCGCGCTTCTTACCGCATACCGCGAGGGTATCGTGAAGGAAAAATAG
- the feoB gene encoding ferrous iron transport protein B yields MSILIALAGNQNCGKTTLFNQLTGSSQHVGNFPGVTVEHKEGRIKGEKDMSVVDLPGIYSLSPYTPEEIVSRDFIIKQNPDAILNIVDATNLQRNLYLTLQLIELGHPMVIALNMMDEVRASGIAIDIKKLSGELGVPVVPISAAKNQGVEELVEELRRVIKARQLPKRTDFCEGEVHKALHAAKHLIEDHAAAAGYPARFAASKLIEGDAPLEEVLELDESDKDILQHIIDQMEEGTGTDREAALADMRYQFIEQLYDDCVSQKSGTREMQRSIKIDKILTHKIWAIPIFVGIMAFIFYLTFGPIGGFLSGAFEEGIAFVTDAADAALTGAGVSLWMHSFIIDGVFTGVGTVLSFLPVIVILFFFLSILEDSGYMARVAFVMDSSLRKIGLSGRSFVPMLIGFGCSVPAIMSARTLASDRDRKLTILITPFMSCGAKVPIYALFTAAFFTQNQALVMISLYLLGIVVAILTGLLFKKTLFKGNPVPFVLELPAYRLPSPKSVLLHMWEKAKDFLVRAFTIIFLASIVIWFLQSFDFQFNFVTDNSQSILADIGRAIAPVFAPLGFGSWQAGTALITGLTAKETVISTLSVLTGGEQVLTTLFTPLSAYSFLSFVLLYMPCIAAVATTKRELGGKNAVLTIIYQTLAAWVVAFIIFQAGSLFLGG; encoded by the coding sequence ATGAGTATCCTGATTGCGCTTGCCGGAAACCAGAATTGCGGCAAAACTACATTATTCAACCAGCTCACGGGCTCAAGCCAGCATGTGGGCAATTTCCCCGGCGTTACAGTGGAGCACAAGGAGGGCCGGATCAAGGGCGAAAAGGACATGTCTGTCGTGGACCTGCCCGGCATCTATTCCCTGTCCCCCTACACGCCCGAAGAGATCGTTTCGCGCGATTTTATCATCAAGCAGAATCCCGACGCGATCCTCAACATCGTGGACGCGACGAACCTGCAGCGCAACCTGTACCTGACGCTGCAGCTGATCGAGCTTGGCCACCCGATGGTTATCGCCCTCAACATGATGGACGAGGTGCGCGCGAGCGGTATTGCCATTGACATCAAAAAATTAAGCGGGGAACTCGGCGTGCCCGTCGTGCCAATCTCTGCCGCCAAAAACCAGGGCGTGGAAGAACTGGTGGAGGAGCTGCGGCGCGTAATCAAGGCGCGGCAGCTGCCAAAGCGGACAGACTTCTGCGAGGGCGAGGTGCACAAGGCGCTGCACGCCGCCAAGCACCTGATCGAGGACCACGCCGCCGCCGCGGGATATCCCGCACGGTTTGCGGCATCCAAGCTGATTGAGGGCGACGCGCCCCTTGAAGAGGTGCTTGAGCTCGACGAATCGGATAAAGATATTTTGCAGCACATCATCGACCAGATGGAGGAAGGCACGGGCACGGACCGCGAGGCGGCCCTTGCCGATATGCGCTACCAGTTCATCGAGCAACTGTACGACGACTGCGTCAGCCAAAAAAGCGGCACGCGCGAGATGCAGCGTTCCATAAAAATCGATAAAATCCTTACCCATAAAATCTGGGCGATCCCGATTTTCGTTGGAATTATGGCGTTCATTTTTTACCTGACGTTCGGGCCTATCGGCGGCTTTTTATCGGGCGCATTCGAGGAGGGGATCGCTTTTGTGACGGACGCGGCGGACGCGGCGCTTACGGGGGCGGGCGTTTCCCTGTGGATGCACTCCTTTATCATCGACGGAGTGTTTACGGGCGTCGGTACGGTGCTTTCGTTCCTGCCCGTGATCGTGATCCTGTTTTTCTTTCTCTCGATCCTCGAGGATTCGGGATATATGGCGCGCGTCGCCTTTGTGATGGATAGTTCCCTGCGGAAAATCGGCCTTTCGGGGCGCTCTTTCGTGCCTATGCTGATCGGTTTCGGGTGCAGCGTTCCGGCGATTATGTCGGCACGGACGCTGGCGAGCGACCGGGACAGGAAGCTCACCATCCTGATTACGCCGTTCATGTCATGCGGGGCCAAGGTGCCCATTTACGCGCTGTTTACCGCGGCGTTTTTTACGCAGAACCAAGCGTTGGTGATGATCTCGCTTTACCTGCTTGGGATCGTGGTCGCTATTTTGACCGGCTTATTGTTTAAAAAGACGCTTTTCAAGGGCAATCCCGTGCCGTTTGTGCTCGAGCTGCCCGCCTACCGCCTGCCCTCCCCAAAAAGCGTGCTGCTGCACATGTGGGAGAAGGCCAAGGATTTTCTGGTGCGCGCGTTCACCATCATTTTCCTCGCGAGCATCGTCATTTGGTTTTTGCAGTCGTTTGACTTCCAATTCAATTTTGTCACGGACAATAGCCAGAGCATCCTCGCGGACATCGGACGGGCGATCGCCCCGGTGTTTGCGCCGCTCGGCTTCGGCAGCTGGCAGGCCGGGACAGCGCTTATTACCGGTTTAACCGCCAAGGAAACGGTTATAAGTACATTGTCGGTGCTGACCGGAGGCGAACAGGTGCTGACAACGCTTTTCACGCCGCTTTCCGCATACTCGTTCCTGTCGTTTGTCTTGTTGTACATGCCGTGTATCGCGGCGGTCGCAACGACAAAGCGCGAGCTGGGCGGAAAAAACGCGGTGCTTACGATCATTTACCAGACTCTTGCGGCCTGGGTGGTCGCGTTCATTATTTTCCAGGCCGGCTCGCTATTTCTAGGCGGATGA
- a CDS encoding YdcF family protein, which yields MEKKKKALKLLRVILLVLGLLLTAYSCVLLSINNFNLGNILPGLLGLPLLIYGIFAPWLNAWFSHGIGKAVKWVFIIGYLFLIGVFTVSGIMMGTAANAVPPENADAVLVLGAALKGKEPSDTLARRLDTAIEYAQRNPEAVIVASGGQGPQEDIPEAHAMRDYLVSHGIGESRILVEDQSRSTHQNFTNSKKILDERFGEGNYSTVFVTNDYHILRGYLNAQSVGMTDVHGLAWRTLVYTAPPSYMRESLALLATYVFGADVT from the coding sequence ATGGAAAAGAAAAAAAAGGCATTGAAGCTGCTGCGCGTCATACTGCTGGTCCTCGGGCTGCTGCTCACGGCGTATTCCTGCGTGCTGCTCAGCATCAACAACTTCAACCTCGGCAACATATTGCCCGGCCTTCTCGGGCTGCCGCTCCTTATTTACGGGATTTTTGCGCCTTGGCTGAACGCGTGGTTTTCGCACGGCATCGGCAAGGCAGTTAAGTGGGTCTTTATCATCGGCTATTTATTCCTCATCGGCGTTTTTACCGTATCCGGCATTATGATGGGGACGGCGGCAAATGCCGTCCCGCCCGAAAACGCGGACGCGGTGCTGGTGCTCGGCGCGGCTTTGAAGGGCAAAGAGCCTTCGGACACGCTCGCGCGAAGGCTCGATACGGCGATAGAATATGCGCAGCGCAACCCGGAGGCGGTTATTGTGGCGAGCGGCGGGCAGGGCCCGCAGGAGGATATCCCCGAAGCGCACGCCATGCGGGACTACCTCGTCAGTCACGGGATCGGCGAAAGCCGCATCCTAGTAGAGGACCAGTCGCGCAGCACGCACCAGAATTTCACCAATTCCAAAAAAATACTCGACGAACGGTTCGGAGAGGGAAATTATTCGACTGTGTTCGTGACCAACGATTACCACATCCTGCGCGGATACCTCAACGCGCAGTCCGTAGGGATGACGGACGTGCACGGCCTTGCGTGGCGGACGCTGGTCTACACCGCCCCGCCCTCTTATATGCGCGAATCGCTCGCGCTGCTCGCGACGTACGTATTTGGGGCGGATGTGACGTGA
- a CDS encoding FeoA family protein, producing MNTLDQLKPGESGVIRAVGGRGALRRRLLEMGLTPGTCVMVQKMAPSGDPIEIHIRGYQLTLRKDDAAEIEILTGDAAQECTRCRRRRGGRTA from the coding sequence ATGAATACACTAGATCAATTGAAGCCCGGCGAGTCTGGCGTGATACGCGCGGTGGGCGGGCGGGGTGCGCTTCGGCGCCGCCTGCTTGAAATGGGACTTACGCCCGGGACGTGCGTAATGGTCCAAAAAATGGCGCCGTCCGGCGATCCGATCGAAATTCATATCCGCGGATACCAGCTTACGCTCAGGAAGGACGACGCGGCCGAAATCGAAATACTGACCGGGGACGCGGCGCAGGAATGCACGCGGTGCCGCCGCCGCAGGGGAGGCCGCACCGCATGA